From Thermoplasmatales archaeon, the proteins below share one genomic window:
- the rnz gene encoding ribonuclease Z: MVSSFKITFIGTGGSWPTPGRGLPAVVVQVDETINLFDCGEGTQKQLMKSPISFMGIDNVFITHFHGDHFLGILGMIQSMSFNNRQKPLNVFGPRGAIKVLSNAFNIGYFNLKFDLIVNELDYDKKYDFGKFSIATFKNDHTVPAMSYKISEYDLVKIDRDKADEIGVPSRKLEELREKGSIEVEGNIFTLDQVSAGIKRGRSIVYTGDTRPMEGMKQFANGADVLIHDTTTDSSLEPAVNEFGHSSSRQAAEIARDANVGKLFLFHYSPRYNSVETLYNEAKHIFPNVECSKEMLEYEVSAHSVLS, translated from the coding sequence ATGGTTTCGAGCTTTAAGATAACTTTCATAGGCACTGGCGGATCATGGCCTACACCAGGACGAGGTCTCCCCGCAGTTGTTGTCCAGGTGGATGAAACAATAAATCTTTTTGACTGTGGTGAAGGAACTCAGAAACAGTTAATGAAGAGTCCAATATCATTCATGGGAATTGACAATGTGTTCATTACACATTTTCATGGAGATCATTTCCTTGGCATTCTGGGGATGATACAGAGCATGTCGTTCAATAACCGGCAAAAACCATTGAATGTATTCGGCCCGAGAGGTGCTATAAAAGTTCTCTCTAACGCATTTAATATTGGTTATTTCAACCTTAAATTTGATCTAATTGTGAATGAACTTGATTATGATAAAAAATACGACTTTGGAAAGTTTTCGATCGCTACATTCAAGAATGATCACACGGTCCCGGCAATGTCCTATAAGATAAGCGAGTACGACCTTGTGAAAATAGATCGTGATAAAGCCGATGAAATCGGTGTTCCTTCAAGAAAGCTGGAAGAACTCCGGGAAAAAGGTTCAATAGAAGTAGAAGGGAATATTTTCACTCTGGACCAGGTTTCCGCTGGCATAAAGAGAGGCAGGTCAATCGTTTACACTGGTGATACGAGGCCAATGGAAGGAATGAAACAATTCGCCAATGGAGCAGATGTTCTGATACACGACACAACGACGGATTCATCTCTTGAACCTGCTGTAAACGAATTTGGTCATTCTTCTTCAAGGCAGGCTGCTGAAATAGCACGTGATGCAAACGTTGGGAAGCTCTTTTTGTTCCACTATAGCCCCAGGTATAACTCTGTCGAAACACTATATAATGAGGCAAAGCATATATTCCCAAATGTGGAATGCAGCAAGG